A window of Borrelia sp. A-FGy1 contains these coding sequences:
- the rsfS gene encoding ribosome silencing factor, whose translation MGGMLNTDNVKELCSIISDFDGIDVLGIDVSSVCNWSDFFIIVTCSSFKHMEALHFERLVKFFNERAFNYCVQGKGFVYDWTIVSCENLIIHLMSNKARAYYELEKLWSGFGIYPCKDT comes from the coding sequence ATGGGAGGTATGTTAAACACAGATAATGTTAAAGAATTATGTAGCATAATATCTGATTTTGATGGAATTGATGTTTTAGGTATTGATGTTAGTTCTGTTTGTAACTGGTCAGATTTTTTTATTATTGTAACATGTTCATCGTTTAAGCATATGGAGGCTTTGCATTTTGAAAGATTGGTTAAATTTTTTAATGAAAGAGCTTTTAATTATTGTGTTCAGGGTAAGGGTTTTGTTTATGATTGGACAATTGTTTCATGTGAAAATTTAATTATACATTTAATGAGTAATAAGGCTAGAGCATACTATGAGCTTGAGAAGTTATGGAGTGGATTTGGGATATATCCTTGTAA